The sequence below is a genomic window from Aureispira sp. CCB-E.
GAAAGAATGTTAAGTTTTCTTAGACAATTTGAGGCACTCTAAATTCGATGTGCTTCAATAGCAACAGGCGGTTGATTGTTGCACACACCAGCATCACAGCGTATAATATCTAAATCAAAGGTCAAATATTGTCCATCTGCCGATAAATCACCATGCCCTACTATTTCAAAATCAGTAACATTATCATAATGGCAAATATTCAGCGGGATATCAATATGTCCTGCACCATAAACAGATCCAATTAAAGTACAGTTGGTACCATAAATACCGTTGTTTCCATAACCCGTAACAGCAATTTCTAAATCGCTGCCATTGGCTTCTCGGATTTCTATATCATATTGATACGACTCATGAACATTGGTTTGTGGGTTATAAAATGTTTCTTCTGCATGATAGGTTCCCAAAAAAGGATAGCGCTCATCAATGTGTTGGTGATGGTCGTCATCGATATGAAGGTGGCAACTAAAGAGTAGCATTGAAAAACCCAGTAATAGTATTTTTGAGAGTAGATTTGTTATCTTTACCATAGTTAATTTGTTTATTAGAATGAAGTAAGTATGTTTATTATAAAACAAAAAGCATACTGAAAAATGTTAAGGTATTATTTTTAACAAATAATAAAATGGCAATCGTCTAAAAAGTAGGTTTTATGGGTGTTTGAGTTGAGTAGGTTTATGGGGAAATAATATATGGTTATACTCAAAATTGGTCAATATTGGGCAGAACAACACGTTAAAATTAAAGAACAACGGCTAATATGAAAGACAGCGCGGACAATAAAAATAGTGCTTTGCATATTTCCAAGGGCAAATCTATGGAATCTAATATTAATAAAAATTTCAAGCGAAAAAAGCGCCCTCAGCGTAGCTTAGACGAATTTTTAAAAGGGATATTAGATGGAAATAGAATTATCTTAAGCCAAGCAATTACCTTAATAGAAAGCACCCAAAGCAAACATCAAGAACTAGCACAACAAATCATAGAGGCTTGTTTGCCATACAGTGGGCAGTCTCTTAGAATAGGTTTGACAGGAACGCCAGGTGTGGGAAAAAGCACGTTTATTGATAGTTTTGGGCAGATTGTATTAGCAGAAGATAGGCAGTTGGCTGTCTTAGCGATAGACCCTAGTAGTCAATTAACAAAAGGCAGTATTTTGGGAGATAAAACGCGAATGGAAACGCTCTCTGTTCATCCCAATGTCTTTATTCGTCCTTCTGCTGCGGGCGCATCGTTAGGAGGAGTGGCTCGAAAGACTCGTGAGAGCATTATTTTATGTGAAGCAGCGGGATTTGATACCATTTTTGTAGAGACCGTTGGTGTTGGACAATCTGAAACAGCCGTGCATTCGATGGTTGATTTTTTCTTATTGTTATTGTTGCCAAACTCAGGAGATGAATTGCAAGGAATCAAGCGAGGGGTTATGGAAATGGCAGATTTAATTGCCATTAACAAAGCCGATGGGCAAGCATTACCTGCCGCAAAACTGGCAAAAAAACAATGCCGAAATGGCTTGCATTTATTTCCTCCCAAACAAAGTGGTTGGGTAGCTACTGCCGAGCTTTGCTCCGCCTTAGAGCAAACAGGCTTAAATACTATTTGGCAACATATTTTAAGTTATCAAAATCAAACGACCATCAACGGTTACTTCTCAAAACATCGACAAGAACAGGCTAAATATTGGTTTGAGGAAAGCATTCAACAACAACTAAAGCACTTGTTTTATCAGCACCCCAGTATCAAGGAAATCTTTATAAGAATAGAAAAACAGGTAGTAGAAGGACAAATATCACCATTTAAAGCAGCAGAATTATTAATGCAATCTTTTGTAAACTAACGAACTACCAGCATTTTCCTATTCTTGAGATATATTTACCAATATCTATTGTCTTATTCAAGCAATGTCGTATCAATTCATAAAATATTTTGTATTATATTAGAGCTTATACGAGGGAACAAGAAGACTTATAGCCAATCTTCTCCATTTCTTTTGTTCCATTTTTTAGGATCTGTATAATCGATATATTTTCCTTCGGTTCTAATCATAAATTCTACCAAATCAATGCCCTTTTCTAAAATTTTATTTCTAAAGTCCAAATCAGAATTAGAAGGAAAAGCATACTTATCTAATGCTTCAACGGGAGTTCTAGGATGATTATGATAATGCCTCAGGCTGCTAATCTCTCTAGGATAATTGAGTAAATGATGTACCTTAACGGAACCAAAAAATTCTAAATCCGGTCGATAAGAGGTGTAGACAAAATTACGTGTTTGTTCTCCTATTCCAAATGATAATAGAGACCACTCAACAGAAGTATGATCTGCCAAAAATTCAAAAACATTTTTAGCTAAGTTAAAGTTTGCTTGAAAACTGATTTGCATACCTTTATAGTGTCGTTTATTCGCACGTCCTTTTAAGGGTAAAAGCTTTTGTAACACTCCTTTTTTAACAAGAATGTGTTCATTTCGGAGTTTATTATTCGCTTTATTATAATTGATTTTCCCTTTTTTTCCCTCCACTAAAATCAATCGGTCAAAGGTATCTTTGGTCATTTTTGCCAAGGTAATACGACCGTTCGCATTGACCTTATAGTCATGTAAAGCATGCTGTGCTTTTTCGTAATTTTTAAGTGCATTGGTATTGTCTAGAGAACTGCACAAAAAACAAAAAAAGAGTAGTGTTCCGTAAATCATTTTATGGTACTTAGGTAAATAAAAAAATGTTCTTATAAGGACATAGAACTGCCTGTTAAGTAAAATGAAATTGTTGATTTACAGAAGATTGGAGATAGGAGTGCCCCTCTCAATTTGTGTGTAACAATTGATTTTATTAACTCAAAAATAGCAACTAGAATAGGGAATAAATGAATGGCTACAAGATAGACGATATACTTGTAACTATGTTACAGATTTATTGTATTTGCTTTTTTTTAACAGCCTAAAAGTATTATTTAAGAAAAAATTAAGCATTGGCAGATTAATGGCACATATTTTAGTTTATTTATTTGATTTATAGTTTTTTATAAGATGTTTTGCAGAGCAAAAAAAGCATCCATTATTGGATAATCTAAAAAAAACAGAAACCAATAAACTTTATTATCAAGCAATTGATCTATTATGCTAGGTAATAAACTCAACTCAAAAATACGGGATGAAGTTCTCTAAAGTTCTAGATTCGGATGGATGCTTGGTTTTTATCGACTAAAATTCTTCTTGAAGAAAAAAGAGTGTCGAATAAGAACAAGCTTTGGTAAGAACCTTTGAGCTATTTAGTAGAAGTAGATTTAAGGAACAACGACATGAATGGCAGCAGGCAGCATGGTAAATTCAATAGGACTTTGCCCAAGCCATTCTCCATCGACTTCTACATAAGCTGGAGTGTCGGAAGGAGCCTCAATTTTGATATGTTTGACCTGTGCAGTTACAGCTTCTTTGTGATTAGTAATAGATCCATTATAAAATTGAGGTGCTCTAAGAATAACTTCCCAAGATTTTATGTTTTTGTACAAGCTCAGAGCAAATAGACCATCTGTAGGATCGGCATGAGGAACGAGATTGGTTCCACCGCCATTATACTTACATTGCCCAATGGTAATATTAAAAAAAGGATAAGAAAGTGTTTGACCATCAAATGTAATGGTAGCAGGTGTTGCTTTGTATTGAGTAATACAACGAGCGATTAGGTATAGATAATAAAACTGGCTATTGCCATATTTGGGGCGAGTCTCACTAGCTTTGGTGACAAAAGCATCGTAAGCTAAGCCTGCAACATTGATAAAAAAGCGTTGCTCTTTTTGTAGCGTGTCAATATGGTGATAGGTAACTTTCCCTATATCGTGTTCAATGGTCTTAGGTTCCAAGATTAGTTGAACTGCTTTTTTTAAATTGGTAGGAATGCGATGTGTTTTAACCCAATCATTGCCTGTTCCAATAGGAATAACGGCAAAAGTAATAGACGCGGGGGAAACTTGTTGCTGTGAAAATATACCGTTGATAACTTCATTGACGGTTCCATCACCACCAACAGCAGCAATATGGCGATAACCTTTAAGAACCGCATAACTTGCTAAATGAGTAGAGTGTTGAGGGTAAGTACTGATGCCAAAGTCAAAGGCAATATTAGCTTGATTCAATAATTGTTGAATTTTCCTCCAAGACTTTGTTCCTCGTCCATTCCCTGCAATAGGATTTATAATAAAGTACCATTGAGCAATATGCATCTCTTACA
It includes:
- the meaB gene encoding methylmalonyl Co-A mutase-associated GTPase MeaB is translated as MKDSADNKNSALHISKGKSMESNINKNFKRKKRPQRSLDEFLKGILDGNRIILSQAITLIESTQSKHQELAQQIIEACLPYSGQSLRIGLTGTPGVGKSTFIDSFGQIVLAEDRQLAVLAIDPSSQLTKGSILGDKTRMETLSVHPNVFIRPSAAGASLGGVARKTRESIILCEAAGFDTIFVETVGVGQSETAVHSMVDFFLLLLLPNSGDELQGIKRGVMEMADLIAINKADGQALPAAKLAKKQCRNGLHLFPPKQSGWVATAELCSALEQTGLNTIWQHILSYQNQTTINGYFSKHRQEQAKYWFEESIQQQLKHLFYQHPSIKEIFIRIEKQVVEGQISPFKAAELLMQSFVN
- a CDS encoding JAB-like toxin 1 domain-containing protein, translated to MIYGTLLFFCFLCSSLDNTNALKNYEKAQHALHDYKVNANGRITLAKMTKDTFDRLILVEGKKGKINYNKANNKLRNEHILVKKGVLQKLLPLKGRANKRHYKGMQISFQANFNLAKNVFEFLADHTSVEWSLLSFGIGEQTRNFVYTSYRPDLEFFGSVKVHHLLNYPREISSLRHYHNHPRTPVEALDKYAFPSNSDLDFRNKILEKGIDLVEFMIRTEGKYIDYTDPKKWNKRNGEDWL
- a CDS encoding diacylglycerol kinase family lipid kinase — encoded protein: MHIAQWYFIINPIAGNGRGTKSWRKIQQLLNQANIAFDFGISTYPQHSTHLASYAVLKGYRHIAAVGGDGTVNEVINGIFSQQQVSPASITFAVIPIGTGNDWVKTHRIPTNLKKAVQLILEPKTIEHDIGKVTYHHIDTLQKEQRFFINVAGLAYDAFVTKASETRPKYGNSQFYYLYLIARCITQYKATPATITFDGQTLSYPFFNITIGQCKYNGGGTNLVPHADPTDGLFALSLYKNIKSWEVILRAPQFYNGSITNHKEAVTAQVKHIKIEAPSDTPAYVEVDGEWLGQSPIEFTMLPAAIHVVVP